The nucleotide sequence attttctatatcaAAAGTTGTGTACTTAAATCTTTTTTGGATTGTAATTTGCTGAGCAAATCCGACTTTTCTaggttttttttttgcctgattttttttcaaagtGCATACCCCtcttttttgatttttctcaatattatataagcGTGcccattttatttctttgaTATCCTCAGTGTAATAATTTGTACTAACCGAATTACACCTTTTACATATGAgtgaattattatttcgattatttaataaagcTATATTCAACTTTAAACATTGTAAATACTTAAttgataaattattttttaaaaacatttcaaatatacatttataatgtaattcattttcccctattatttaaaaaaaattaaaacaagaaattcataaatagtatcatatttaataacatcaaaatttaattttaattttgtaaagCTTTATTTGATGGTTgaatgttatatatattttatcactTCTTGgcttacatatattttattgatttttttaatatgcacttatgtacatattattttttttattgaatagttaatattttttgaattaaaaaaaaataattaataataaaataataaatgtttaAATGAAGAATAAATAGacttattttatgttttttgtCATTCAAGTGATTTATAATTTACGGtgttttaaatttatcgtattttaattattgcATTTCAATTTGACAttcaagaaaaaaaaggaagaaCGAAGAGGAAAACACATTTACATATagttaaaattataatgaaaatcaTTGACTTTCAGAAAATTCTTTATAAttgtaatttatataaaaattaaaattataaaaactaatttatattacacTGGTACCTtcaatttaattaaaacaGCTATTAACAgaattgtaaaatatacacacaGTAAATACCACATTTTCATTAACCATACTATTGAAATGGCAATACTATATCATACATTTTCTACCATATGGAAAGATATTAAAAGTTTATATAAACCTTATACAGCTTTTTCGTTTCTATTTTTCCCATGTGctataaatgtatatggaatttataaattcatGGATTCTAATCTTCCCTCAAATGACAATGTGTGTGCAGTAAACGAATAGCTAAAGAGATTCAATGGTaaggaataaaaatgtaacattcatttttttaagatataaaaaaacaatataataaaaagaaaattacatagtaaaaaaataaatacttACGCCTTTCTATATACCccaaaaaattgtttttttcacGCCTGGGAATGTTAAGAACATAAAATAGGGAAATCATATTAGTCATCATGATGAAATAAAGCATACATAGAAATAAGATATTAATTATAGGGGAAAAAGTAAATTATAACGTTATGAAGAAGATCAGCTATAAGCCTGCAAGCTGAAAAGCTCGcgttttatatttacagAAATACACGTtttgaaaagaaaaaaatgcacatatttttttagtgtAGATTCCTTTTTATGGAAaggaattatttttattcgaatattttatgtattatcatattttttttcatgagattatttaaaaaaaatgggaatattttgatatatatatatatatattatattattataaactcccttttttatttattggaTTTTTTTACTGCTTTTAGAAATATCCCATTAAACATCGctttatatgcattatataatatatgagAAAAGTAATCGAATAATAATAGCGatcataatataaataacataaattattttttggaaatgtgataatatttcaccaatattatgcatacacatataaattatgagAATAGAGAATatgaaattatatatgtaatttaGAATaagatataatttttatatgtggCATTGATAATATTAGTACTCAGACAATACAAATGATAGtatatcttttatatatataataagaacacttgtataattataagttttttttatcatttaatatatactatattaagttttcttatatataagaatagtatttttctttaaatgCTATATACAGTATTAAGAGATATGCATTcatatgaattttttagtatttaaaatatgttaagaAAAATGGCATTGGTACGGTGAATAATGCTGCtatcaatattatatcatatacgggaaataaaaaaaacatagaAAACATGTATTTCCTTCTGATCAATGAATAAACTTATTTTAAATTCGGTAAATcatatataagtatatatatgcatatgctTATAGCAAGCTTTCACAGAAACACACCATATTTGTAATAAgattatgtaaaaataaatatacatatataagtCTATAACCATATTAATagaatatttgtatttccACTCCCTGTTAATAAATACAGATCAACAATCTTATACGAAAGTAGAGTTAAGTAACAAAATCATAACATGACATTAACCAATAGacatttataataatactatatattttgtgtgAAATCCGTTTCAgttgataaatatatactattttgcgtttaaatattatgatttgatttattactatatttcatttatagtTATCGTTATtgcacatatatttatttattattttatttttattatattgtgggaaaaaatattcagtaaaaaaataattcgtTTAAAACAATCAAGGTGATTACTACCAAGGAAGAAGCAGAAAAATTatgcattattttataaccattaagcattatattttatttctttttatacataatgTGAAATTTTATACTTTGTTTGAgttttgcatatattaaaatacacagaataaataaaatgttatgATAATTTCTCATAtaaagtatataatattaaaaagaaacatttcattattttcaaaataaaatgctAAGAACAACTAGAAACGGTGCTACAATATTTGCgaattttgatatatattatgcacAGTGgctattgtttttattttttcagttactcctcttttttattttattatattttattatcattttgttgtatatatatatatatatatatatatatatatatatattatcattaatatacttttataatatttattttagtGGCGCGactattttaattataattattctttatttttaatcttATTAcattgaaatattttcaaatatagTTATactataacattttttatgcattttcgataaaaacaaaatatgtaaCTGATTAATTGTAAATTTGCTTCATTTAATCCTTAATATTCATTGATGCaaaaatttgttattaCCGAGcagtttttattataatatctttaatatggctgatttttttttatgacgaattattataacaatattagcatactatttttattattataaaatcgTTGTTCTGATAAAttcgtttttattttttatgatatacCATTTAATTCTTTACTTATagtttccttttttttgcatgctatattttaagtaaagtgtcttttattttttaacttaaAGTTTACactcaaaattatatttgcaaaaaaaaatattattgtgATTTTCAATTTCATTGGCGAATATAAAGatgtatatacaataatgttaaaggaaaataatagcaaaatattaatttccATAAAAGACAGAATAAAGCATATAGACAAATTTTGTATTGCCCATCCTTCTTTTGtgaagtatatatatttttcatttatctATTTATTTGCCAAGATGCTCGCATATTAATAAGCATCTCAAATATTAACCTATTtcagttatatatataataatttttttttaactaaAAGCTTAGTAAAGCGAACAAAATTCGAGATATggataaaattaaagaaaataataatgataactCTAATgcttcaaaaaataaagattttGACATAAAAAATGCTGAAAGCatgaatattaaaaatagttttattGAATTTCAATATGATAAAGTtgtgaataatatattaggGTTATTTAAGAAACTATCTAAGCAAAGGCTTGTGTCAACATCCTCTGCTTTGCGTGATGATATGGATAAACAGATTTTAAACTCACAATTATTCTTAGATTTATGTGAAGATagagaaatattattaaataaaatattaaaaaaaataaatatcctCAACTTGGTatattttcgttttttaaaagaaaccGATATCGATGATACTTTTAATTTGCATAAAGAATTATTTCCTGTAAAATATCATGcagatttttattttagtaTATGTAACTTTGAcgataataaaatagtcGATGATGATGTGATCAAAATTACTGAAAAAATATCCAAGGAATTTGGAACCACCttagataataaaaaatatgccaAATATTGTGATAATTATAAGAAAACAAAGGATTCTATATTAAAGAATAAAGTAAGTACATATGATAATACtccaaaaaatacaaatgatGATGAACAAAGCCCAAAGAAACAATCAAAAGTGCCTaatgatgatgataataataaaagtgataatgaaaaagatgaaaaagaattgtgtggaaaaaaatataatccccaaaaaaatataggaattataaaaaattattcaaatataaattctaataaaaaaaaaataatacataaaaaatggagaGCAGAtgaaattttttcaataggAGCTTTCTTAccatattcatttattgaTTATATTAACAATGATTCTATAACagatttaataaaaaataaaactatagaaaaattaactgaaaaagaaattttaCTTGATTATATTCAATTTTTAGACAAGTGTGATGCATCTAATGAAAAcgatgatataaatataaagtcaccgaaaaaaaaaacaaattccTTTAGTGATAACAATTTGAGTGGAAGCAACAACAACAACaatgatataaattatgtaaTCCCTAATTCTCAGGAAATCAATGATAATTGTAAAAAGGgaaataatgatattaaaaataatcataCTTTTTTAAACTCACATAAAGAGCCAAGtaagaaagaaaataatgcTAACTTTTCAACGTTAAGCGAAGAATATAGTAATATTAAGAAAGAGtctaataaatatttgcaAAATGACcccataaaaataacaaataatagcaatattcaagatatatataaccatttgggaaaaaaaaatttaaggtatgaagaaataaatggaATATCACATAATCGTAATGATGATGTAAAATTGActaatggaaaaaaatactttGACAAAGAAATGTTGAattcttttaattataatatgaataatataagttataaaaaagagagaaaaaattatttaattggAAGCATATCCTgcttaataaattatggAGATTTTAACGATGATAAagattatattaatatatataatcattttatgaaaaattatattaataataaaaacgaGAAAAGCcatataaagaatatgTGTAAAACATCTATGAACTTTTTAGAAAATTGTATTTCcttagaaaaaaacaatgaCAATGATATTGGAGATGAAATTAATGAAGAGCATATTGACGATGTTGTGacttataataatatgataaatgaggatgataataatagcGCCTTTTCTACTAATTTAAATGATCTAAAAAATCCTGACTATAATTTATTCACAATagatggaaaaaaaaaatcgaaaaaaaaaaaaaataacaataataatgtattaaaagaattaaCAGTTTTGAAAATGAAAGGTGTACATACAAATCCtcaatttgaaaaaaaattatatgaagaaatctatatgaataaaaatattaatgaaataacaaaaaaatatttaacaggaaatattaataatatatatattttaacagTTGGAATAAGTGAATATTTTAGGGGATTAAATTTAGCTTCTTATCTTATTGAATATACcatctattatttttatttcatcatatacagaatatttttatacaataACAAGCTATATTGTTATGTAGACAATgatgttttttataatttatcaaataatattgtcAAAGacga is from Plasmodium berghei ANKA genome assembly, chromosome: 14 and encodes:
- a CDS encoding asparagine-rich antigen, putative, translated to MDKIKENNNDNSNASKNKDFDIKNAESMNIKNSFIEFQYDKVVNNILGLFKKLSKQRLVSTSSALRDDMDKQILNSQLFLDLCEDREILLNKILKKINILNLVYFRFLKETDIDDTFNLHKELFPVKYHADFYFSICNFDDNKIVDDDVIKITEKISKEFGTTLDNKKYAKYCDNYKKTKDSILKNKVSTYDNTPKNTNDDEQSPKKQSKVPNDDDNNKSDNEKDEKELCGKKYNPQKNIGIIKNYSNINSNKKKIIHKKWRADEIFSIGAFLPYSFIDYINNDSITDLIKNKTIEKLTEKEILLDYIQFLDKCDASNENDDINIKSPKKKTNSFSDNNLSGSNNNNNDINYVIPNSQEINDNCKKGNNDIKNNHTFLNSHKEPSKKENNANFSTLSEEYSNIKKESNKYLQNDPIKITNNSNIQDIYNHLGKKNLRYEEINGISHNRNDDVKLTNGKKYFDKEMLNSFNYNMNNISYKKERKNYLIGSISCLINYGDFNDDKDYINIYNHFMKNYINNKNEKSHIKNMCKTSMNFLENCISLEKNNDNDIGDEINEEHIDDVVTYNNMINEDDNNSAFSTNLNDLKNPDYNLFTIDGKKKSKKKKNNNNNVLKELTVLKMKGVHTNPQFEKKLYEEIYMNKNINEITKKYLTGNINNIYILTVGISEYFRGLNLASYLIEYTIYYFYFIIYRIFLYNNKLYCYVDNDVFYNLSNNIVKDENYNEGILYDNPTDSFPSVIKIEEKKKKKKHENNYHDQAYNSQICEESCKNYIHTSSKKEKLENKEQKHSGKLINEEKREDSNIRTEDYIPCNGKDPLYDDNNLSNICNGTYPKNYSLCNSIIINLYKNVVLNDYLHDLYSIIHGKNFKNMKYKENENMPFTTNFCKQFPKENNIVACSNITDEVFNIFFNELSAYNLKKNKKILIKRYNTTNLHDGGENKAMPLYIYLHVIDYNKAAINLYNKLKFDYIDKYDNFYVINKINFSSYLYSYFF